GTCCACTGGGAAAGTGTCCCTTCTCTTCCAGCAATTTAATCTGTCCCGGAGTAGCTTTCAGAATGTTTCCCGCATAGGGCGCCGGGCCGTGGTCTGACGAAAACAAAACCAAGGTGTTTTGGTCCAGTCCCCTTTCCTTTAGCGCATTCATGACTCGCTCTACGGAATGATCTACCTCCATCACAAAGTCTCCATATACACCCAGTTCACTTTTCCCCCGCCAATTGACTCCAGGGCTGGTTGGAGTGTGGGGAGCCGTGAGGGCCAGGAAGAGAAAAAAGGGAGTGTCCTTTTCTTGACTCCCAATAAATGATTCAGCTTCGCGATAGAACGTTTCCAACACTTCATGATCTTCGAAATCTTTTTCCGCCGGCCCTACCCGGTTAAAGGCACTCCAGCCTTTTTGCGCTGTGACTTCACCCTGCCAGACATTATTACGCGCATAAGCGTAGGGATACATATCAAGCGAGCCCGGGAGTATGAAACTTTCGTCGAATCCAAATTGCACCGGCCCATATTTCAATGGCTTGGTGAAATCCACGTTGGCTAAGTCCTGGGTCTTGCCGTCCAAGGTAGTCATGATCGTGCCAAGGTGCCATTTCCCCACATAGCCCGTACGATAACCCGTTTTTTTGAGAAGCTTGCCCAGAGTAGACGTTTCCGTATTGGGTTGGGGACCAACAAAGCCCCAAGGGCCACTGTTTACAGCTGGACCGAAGCGCCAGGGATACCGCCCGGTCATCAATGCTTGTCGAGTAGGCCCGCACACAGATGCACTCGGATGCGCATCGGTAAACCGCAATCCCTGTGCCGCCAGAGCATCAATGTTCGGCGTATCGATGAGGCAGCGTTTCCCTCCATACGTACCCGTATCCCCGATACCTAGATCATCGGCCAAAATGAAAACGATGTTTGGTTTAGTATCCCCGGCACAGGATAAATTGGGGGCCACAACCATCCCTAATAAGAACACAGATATTCGATTTATTATTGTCATAAACGTCTCGGGGCGCTGCGGCCACTTTTCTTCGATTGCTCGAGTTTGTTTTTCAATTCCCTAACGATTTCCGGATGCTCAAAGTAGAGGTTTTTCGTCTCCCCCGGATCCCGCTTCAAATTGTATAGTTGACCCGGAGCGTTAGGAGCCGTGTCGGGCAAAGCATAGGGCTTCAGCTTCGCTTGGTCGTAGCTATTCCCTCCAGATCCTTTGTGGTCGAGATACTTCCAATCCCCTTTCCGGATAGCCAGATCGAGACTGATAGTCTGATGCAAAGTAAATCCCCGAATCTCATCTTTCGCCTCACCCAACAAAACAGGTAGAATATCAAAACTATCTTCAGCAGCATCATTCGGAAGCTTGGCGTCAACAATCGCGGCACAAGTGGCCATGATATCCGTGAGACACACAGTCTGATCTGCAATGGATCCCGCTTCCACCTTTCCAGGCCAACGAGCGATCATCGGAACTCGATGTCCGCCTTCCCAGTTGTCGCGTTTCACCCCGCGCCAGGGCCTGGCTCCATCGTGCTGGTATTTACTTCGCATGTTGATGACGGTTCCTACTTCAGGACCATTGTCACTGGTTACGATCACCAAGGTGTCTTCCGCAATCCCCAGATCTTCGAGTTTATTCATCAACTGACCGACAATATGATCAAACTGGTAGATGAAGTCGCCATGAGGCCCCGCCGTCGTCTTGCCT
This genomic window from Verrucomicrobiota bacterium contains:
- a CDS encoding arylsulfatase — encoded protein: MTIINRISVFLLGMVVAPNLSCAGDTKPNIVFILADDLGIGDTGTYGGKRCLIDTPNIDALAAQGLRFTDAHPSASVCGPTRQALMTGRYPWRFGPAVNSGPWGFVGPQPNTETSTLGKLLKKTGYRTGYVGKWHLGTIMTTLDGKTQDLANVDFTKPLKYGPVQFGFDESFILPGSLDMYPYAYARNNVWQGEVTAQKGWSAFNRVGPAEKDFEDHEVLETFYREAESFIGSQEKDTPFFLFLALTAPHTPTSPGVNWRGKSELGVYGDFVMEVDHSVERVMNALKERGLDQNTLVLFSSDHGPAPYAGNILKATPGQIKLLEEKGHFPSGPHRGYKFSVYEGGLRIPLIAWWPGVVPRGTTSDALVGLNDLMATFAELTDVKLGYDEAPDSISFAKLLRNPEATGTRQNLIMQSVVPFVVRDGDWKLCLCPGSGMPADSENGFGNVPSPEDAWRMALNQFSGKPKESDLFKAPFVQLFNLANDPHEDHNLAAEHLERVKQMVALLKKQIESGRSTPGRRLKNDKSIKMINPMEKRLPNIVHDMFR